The genome window TGCACAGAGACATGGTGGACACCGGCGGTTTGATGCGCAGCTGCCCACTCTGCAGGGGAGCCCAACCTCACAGCCCCCTCTCCTTGATTTGTTCTTTTAACACAACGATGCGGATGCCTGCTGCACAGGGTCTCGTGCTGGGAGCCTGGCAGGCACGCTGTGTAGCAGAGGCGGCTGCCGTGTGGTCATTTGGTCACCTTGTGGCGACAAGGGTGCTGGTTTGCTCTGATCAGACAGAACTGGGGCTGGGTTGTCGCCACCATTCATTTGCTCATTGTTCACTTGTGTCTGCCAGGCCCTCAGCAAAGCTCTGGGGATCCTGAGATATGGAagggctgggagggagcagctgtGGCCCCTGAGCGACATGGAGTCCCATCAGGAAAATGGGTGCAGGAGGAGGGTGTCAGGCTCTCAGGCCAGGGTGAGTGAGTGGAGACACCATCAGCCAGGGCCCAGAATGTGCAAGCCATGGGGCACTCGACAAGGAATGGAGATCTTCGCAGACTTTAGACAACATCGGCAGTTAGTTTGTGGGATGTTTCCCATGAACTGTCTGGGACGTACGGATCGCCTTGGGAAGTGGTGCAGGACCCAACTGGAACCTAACTTCCACGACTCCATGTGTAGCCTTTGGGCTGTGGTGTCTGGGGACGTGGCcctggcagcctcccagggtgggacAGGTTGGGCACGGGGTGGCCCTGTCTCCCCTCTGGGCTTTCTGGCCCGACTGCTTCCAGGAGGTGGTCAGGCACCCGGGTGTGTTGCGGTTGGGTGTTTGTCATGGCTGCCCTGTGAAGGCACTGGCTGGTCCCTGCACACAGCCTGCACTCTGTGCCCTGGGGCCCTGAGTTGAGGGGATTTCTGGCCATGGAACATAGTGGAGCAGGCACCTATCCCAGCGGCACTGGCTGCTGGTTGGCCATGCTGCCCTCGCTTCCTAGCCCTGTGCTGAGCTCTTCCCTGCACCAGCAGGTGTGGGCGGGCCCGCGTGCTGTTCCTGGGATACAGACGTGGGGTCCACAGCCCTGCTGGCCAGCCCTCAGAGGTTCCTCCGTTCCCAGGACACAGTCCCGTGTTGGTGCTGGTGGGGCGCATGCGCCATCCCAGACGCAGCTCCGAGCAGGGACATGGAGCCCCAGCAGCGCTGTGCTCAGATCCCTGGGAAGTGGGACCAGCACACTCCCAGCAGGAAGTGTCGcccgttcctttttttttttttggacaggcagagttagagagagagagaaaggtcttccttccattcgttcaccccccaaatggctgctacggccggtgtgctgcgccgatccggagccaggtgcttcctcctggtctcccatacgggtgcaggacccaagcacctgggccatcctccactgcactcccgggccacagcagagagctggcctggaagaggggcaaccgggacagaatctggcgccccgaccaggactaggattagcctagtgagccgcggtgccagccaacccGTTCACTCTTAAGGAGAGGACAAAGAAAGCACGAGggtggcctgggccaggaggagaTCCAGGGATTGTACACCCGGGGCACCTTGGGATCGGAGCCGTCAGCCAGGGTACATGGTGGGAGTGCAGATGTACCGTCCTCGGCACTGTCTGGAAGCCTGAGTTGTGAATGTCTGGCTTCCCCTGggtggggaaaggagaggggggCACCCGGGTGCTGAGCATGTATGTCTTGGGGGGGAGCTTCTGTGACACTACCCCTCATGCCCTGTCTCTCTGACACAATCTGAAGATGAAGAAGCATGCAGAGAGTGGCAGACTGTGGACTGTCCCCAGCGCCCAAGGTCAAGGTTCACCAAGGAGGGCCCCGCCCTGGCCTGAGCAGGCTGGGCAGTGGCAGGACCTGATACTCTTTGCTGTTGGCACCTGCAGTCCCAGGGCAGGCCGGGTGTGGGTGCTGCGTGGCTCCTGAGGGCTGCAGTTCAGCCGTGCTCACCTGAGGGTGGTGTAGCAGCCGCGGGGCAGGCTGGGCGCGGGCTGCCAGCTTCAGGTACAAGTGATAGGCATGGCTGCCCCCCAGGTGAGGGGCACACCTCAGCCCTCGCCATGCCCCCCTgcctgtctcccacacagaggAGGGGGAGTTGAGAGCCAGGGAGCCCGTGACCAGGCCGGCCCGCCTTTTAGTCCGTTGCCCTTGTGGTGCCACAGGGGCTTGGCTGACGCAGAGCCGCCGTCCCCCCACCCTCCTGTCTGCCTGCTGTAGAGGAGAGGGCTGCAAGGAAAGCCCCTCCCTCTGGTTGGCACCACCGTCAGCCTCGGCCCTGGTCCTCCCTGGTGACTTGCAGTGCGGAGTGTTCCCATCTTGGCCTCCGGCGTCACGGGACGCTCTGACTGATGCCAGGTTCTTACTGGCCCAGCACTGCGCCCGGGGTGGGGCTCAGCTCCATGGTTCTGGGCCTGCTGAACCCGCAGCCccggagggcttcctggaagctGTTTCTGGAAGGGTCAGGGCAGAGCAGCCTGGGGCAGTGGGTGGTCCTTGCCTCCGTCACAGGGCCTTTGGGCACCGTGGAAACGGCTTGAGCTGGCTTCCCCAAAAGCCCCACACCAGAGTTGGCAGGCAGGTACAGGGTGGTCCCAGGGACAGAACAAGACACTCGGGGGCCAGGCCACTCCAGGACCCTGAACAGTGGGAGCGTGGGCCTTCCTCTCACCTAGTGAGGAGGGGACACACCGCTCTCTGCAGCCAGGCCTTTGTCCATCACTGAGGACCGTCGCTGCTCAAACATCCGTCCGCCGGCTCTCCCTCGGAACTGCTGTTGCTTAGCAGTTAGACTCCAGTTCTGAACAGAGGCACAGATGGCTCCCCAGGGGCAGCGGGCTGGGTGCCTGGGGAGCTCACCGAGTCTTTGTCCTGCAGAACCGGCCCTCTGTGATCACCTGCGCCTCTGCCGGCGCCCGCAACTGCAACCTTTCACACTGCCCCATCGCGCACAGCGGCTGTGCTGCACCCGGGCCTGCCAGCTACCGGAGGCCACCCAGTGGTGAGTGCTGGGCCACTGCCCATGCCCCCCAAGACCCCCGGGCCCCACCGTTACTAGTATTTGATGCCCTACCTCCTCCCTGAACCTGCGCCTCGGCCTGGCCGCGAGCTGGTGCTGACCGCTGGCCCACTTCCCCTGCAGCGGCGGCCTCCTGCGACCCAGTGGTGGAGGAGCACTTCCGCAGGAGCCTGGGCAAGAACTACAAGGAGCCCGAGCCGGCGGCCAACTCCGTGTCCATCACTGGCTCCGTGGACGACCACTTTGCCAAAGCTCTGGGTGACACGTGGCTTCAGATCAAGGCGGCCAAGGATGGCGCGTCCAGCAGCCCCGAGTCAGCCTCACGCCGGGGCCAGCCCGCCAGCCCCTCGGCCCACATGGTCAGCCACAGCCACTCCCCCTCCGTGGTCTCCTGAACGGGGCGCCGCCTCCAGTGACCCGCGGATCTGCATGGTTTGCCAGAGCTTCGAACAGtcagtgcttaaaaaaaaaaaaaaaagaaaaaaaagaaaaaaatgggggtgggaggggggagcggGCTGGTTTATTCGCAAAAGCCGCGTTGCTGGGATgactgttctgttctgttctcgCTTGGCATTTGTTCGTGGGCCTCGGATACGACCGCAGGAGCGACGTGGGAAACTGTCCTCCTGCCTCCTACCAAAGAAACCTCCGCCCGGCCCGAGGAGACGCGCCGCCGCGCACGCTCCGCTCTCACCGTCCGAGGGCAGGGCGTGTGTGGCCGTCTACTTGAAGAGAACTGTCGGGTCTGCTTTGCACTACGGAGGAGGACGCCGTGCGCGCTCCCCGTGTGCGCGGGTCGGAGGCGCCGTTCCGTGCAGGCCGCAGGCCTCCTCCGTGTGGACGCCGGGCGCTGGCGGCCGACCCGCACTCCGGCCCGGGCCTTGATCTTGGTGCGGTGTCCGGGCAGCAGAGTGGCCTCTCTCGAGAGTTGCAGCCCGCAGACTGACTGCTGGTCCAGTTGTGCTGAGAGACGCGTGGATCCCTGCGTGACCCCGGGCGCCCCACGCCGAGACATTCCTGACCCCACCCCGTTACTGCTGCGTCTATTACCGTTCGCTGAACTAACAGCTACTAACGAGAAACGAGGGCGCCCCTGCCGGACCCCCGCCCCTGCATGAGAGAGCAGGGACACGCGGGGTCGCTGGTAAACCCAGGACAGGGCCCGCGTGGGGCACCGGGAGGGGCCGAGCTCCCGCTGCGGTCGCAGGGCGGCTGCAGCCTTCCAGAAAGCAGAGCCACACCCGGCTGCCCGCacgtctccctcccaccctcctgggcTTCCAGGCTTGGGCATCCAGGCCCCGGGTCTTCTGTAGGAAAAATGCCGTTGCGACCCCTTTTTTATATAGGTAACTAAGACCATCATTACGCTGCGCGTAAAGAATGTACAGACATTTGTAGGTATTTTTGAAGAACAATTAATTTGTTAATGATATGTAGCTATTTAATTTCCCCCTTTCCTATTGTAATCATTCATTTTGTTTGtcgtttggaaaaaaaaagttgatctttTTTTTACCGTAGATGTCTCTGTCCAGTGCAGGAGCACAGGTATCTGAGAACACCGCGTCTGCATTCATAGCCACTAGTTTGTTACTGCTGCAGGCTACTGAGCGTCCCCGGAGCACCCCTGCCGGCCAGCTCTGCGCGGCTGTCAGTGGAGGGGGCGGCGGTGCTGGTGGCCGGGCCCCAGCGCACCCACCTATCTGGGATAGGCGGTGCCCAGGAGGGGCGACAGAGGAGCAAACCCTGCACCCTTCTCTGTGTGCGCACCACGGCCTCGGGAGGCGCTGCCCAGAGCCGAGCCCGGTGcgtgctgccccgccccctctaCATCTGTAATATACCATTCTCTGTGGCCTGTTTTTcctggaagaagaagaaaaaaaaaaggtttggcaggccatctttttttttttttttttttttttttttgtacttaaaAGTAGCCTTAAGAACAATAATAAAGTGCTCTTAAACCACGGCCTGGTTGTGTGCGCTGCAGGAGGGAGCGAGGAGCGGCGTCCCTGGTGCCAGAGGCAGCCTGGGCTGGATTGGGCTTGGGTTCCAGGGAGCGCCTCGGGCAGGGTCACCACGGGTGCCAAGGACAGGCTACCTGGGTTTCCACACCCGGCTCCAGAAGCCACCACGTGCCCTCTGGCTCTCAGCACGGAGTGCCGTGGGCGGGGGAGGTAGCCTATAGGGCTGCAGCTTCTCCCCGGGCCCTGAGTGGGGGGCACGGATGCACACCCACCACTAAGGACAGCTGGGAGGTCTGGCGTCACTAGGCACCCTCTCCACCCAGCGCTGAGAGGTGACTCAGAGAAGGGCAGACCCA of Oryctolagus cuniculus chromosome 10, mOryCun1.1, whole genome shotgun sequence contains these proteins:
- the VGLL4 gene encoding transcription cofactor vestigial-like protein 4 isoform X4: MRGVCLLRRPCKGSTALLLSTIVPETPLLPSVFSGPVSWNKSTANGDCRKDFRERSRSPIERAVAPAVSLHGGHLYTSLPSLSMEQPLALTKSSVDASRPAGLSPTLTPVERQQNRPSVITCASAGARNCNLSHCPIAHSGCAAPGPASYRRPPSAAASCDPVVEEHFRRSLGKNYKEPEPAANSVSITGSVDDHFAKALGDTWLQIKAAKDGASSSPESASRRGQPASPSAHMVSHSHSPSVVS
- the VGLL4 gene encoding transcription cofactor vestigial-like protein 4 isoform X3 is translated as MQTLPVASALSSHRTGPPPISPSKRKFSLEPGDDDRDCENDHVSKMTRIFSPHLNKSTANGDCRKDFRERSRSPIERAVAPAVSLHGGHLYTSLPSLSMEQPLALTKSSVDASRPAGLSPTLTPVERQQNRPSVITCASAGARNCNLSHCPIAHSGCAAPGPASYRRPPSAAASCDPVVEEHFRRSLGKNYKEPEPAANSVSITGSVDDHFAKALGDTWLQIKAAKDGASSSPESASRRGQPASPSAHMVSHSHSPSVVS